A single genomic interval of Homo sapiens chromosome 7, GRCh38.p14 Primary Assembly harbors:
- the TRPV5 gene encoding transient receptor potential cation channel subfamily V member 5 has translation MGGFLPKAEGPGSQLQKLLPSFLVREQDWDQHLDKLHMLQQKRILESPLLRASKENDLSVLRQLLLDCTCDVRQRGALGETALHIAALYDNLEAALVLMEAAPELVFEPTTCEAFAGQTALHIAVVNQNVNLVRALLTRRASVSARATGTAFRHSPRNLIYFGEHPLSFAACVNSEEIVRLLIEHGADIRAQDSLGNTVLHILILQPNKTFACQMYNLLLSYDGHGDHLQPLDLVPNHQGLTPFKLAGVEGNTVMFQHLMQKRRHIQWTYGPLTSILYDLTEIDSWGEELSFLELVVSSDKREARQILEQTPVKELVSFKWNKYGRPYFCILAALYLLYMICFTTCCVYRPLKFRGGNRTHSRDITILQQKLLQEAYETREDIIRLVGELVSIVGAVIILLLEIPDIFRVGASRYFGKTILGGPFHVIIITYASLVLVTMVMRLTNTNGEVVPMSFALVLGWCSVMYFTRGFQMLGPFTIMIQKMIFGDLMRFCWLMAVVILGFASAFYIIFQTEDPTSLGQFYDYPMALFTTFELFLTVIDAPANYDVDLPFMFSIVNFAFTIIATLLMLNLFIAMMGDTHWRVAQERDELWRAQVVATTVMLERKLPRCLWPRSGICGCEFGLGDRWFLRVENHNDQNPLRVLRYVEVFKNSDKEDDQEHPSEKQPSGAESGTLARASLALPTSSLSRTASQSSSHRGWEILRQNTLGHLNLGLNLSEGDGEEVYHF, from the exons GATTCTAGAGTCTCCACTGCTTCGAGCATCCAAGGAAAATGACCTGTCTGTTCTTAGGCAACTTCTACTGGACTGCACCTGTGACGTTCGACAAAGAG GAGCCCTGGGGGAGACGGCGCTGCACATAGCAGCCCTCTATGACAACTTGGAGGCGGCCTTGGTGCTGATGGAGGCTGCCCCAGAGCTGGTCTTTGAGCCCACCACATGTGAGGCTTTTGCAG GTCAGACTGCACTGCACATCGCTGTTGTGAACCAGAATGTGAACCTGGTGCGTGCCCTGCTCACCCGCAGGGCCAGTGTCTCTGCCAGAGCCACAGGCACTGCCTTCCGCCATAGTCCCCGCAACCTCATCTACTTTG GGGAGCACCCTTTGTCCTTTGCTGCCTGTGTGAACAGCGAGGAGATCGTGCGGCTGCTCATTGAGCATGGAGCTGACATCAGGGCCCAGGACTCCCTGG GAAACACAGTATTACACATCCTCATCCTCCAGCCCAACAAAACCTTTGCCTGCCAGATGTACAACCTGCTGCTGTCCTATGATGGACATGGGGACCACCTGCAGCCCCTGGACCTTGTGCCCAATCACCAGGGTCTCACCCCCTTCAAGCTGGCTGGAGTGGAGGGTAACACTGTG ATGTTCCAGCACCTGATGCAGAAGCGGAGGCACATCCAGTGGACGTATGGACCCCTGACCTCCATTCTCTACGACCTCACGGAGATCGACTCCTGGGGAGAGGAGCTGTCCTTCCTGGAGCTTGTGGTCTCCTCTGATAAACGAGAG GCTCGCCAAATTCTGGAACAGACCCCAGTGAAGGAGCTGGTGAGCTTCAAGTGGAACAAGTATGGCCGGCCGTACTTCTGCATCCTGGCTGCCTTGTACCTGCTCTACATGATCTGCTTTACTACGTGCTGCGTCTACCGCCCCCTTAAGTTTCGTGGTGGCAACCGCACTCATTCTCGAGACATCACCATCCTCCAGCAAAAACTACTACAG GAGGCCTATGAGACACGTGAAGATATCATCAGGCTGGTGGGGGAGCTGGTGAGCATCGTTGGGGCTGTGATCATCCTGCTCCTAGAG ATTCCAGACATCTTCAGGGTTGGTGCCTCTCGCTATTTTGGAAAGACGATTCTTGGGGGGCCATTCCATGTCATCAT CATCACCTATGCCTCCCTGGTGCTGGTGACCATGGTGATGCGGCTCACCAACACCAATGGGGAGGTGGTGCCCATGTCCTTTGCCCTGGTGCTGGGCTGGTGCAGTGTCATGTATTTCACTCGAGGATTCCAGATGCTGGGTCCCTTCACCATCATGATCCAGAAG ATGATTTTTGGAGACCTAATGCGTTTCTGCTGGCTGATGGCTGTGGTCATCTTGGGATTTGCCTCCG CGTTCTATATCATTTTCCAGACAGAGGACCCAACCAGTCTGGGGCAATTCTATGACTACCCCATGGCACTGTTCACCACCTTTGAGCTTTTTCTCACTGTTATTGATGCACCTGCCAACTACGACGTGGACTTGCCCTTCATGTTCAGCATTGTCAACTTCGCCTTCACCATCATTGCCACACTGCTCATGCTCAACTTGTTCATCGCCATGATGGGCGACACCCACTGGAGGGTGGCCCAGGAGAGGGATGAGCTCTGGAGGGCCCAG gTCGTGGCCACCACAGTGATGCTGGAGCGGAAGCTGCCTCGCTGCCTGTGGCCTCGCTCCGGGATCTGTGGGTGCGAATTCGGGCTGGGGGACCGCTGGTTCCTGCG GGTTGAGAACCACAATGATCAGAATCCTCTGCGAGTGCTTCGCTATGTGGAAGTGTTCAAGAACTCAGACAAGGAGGATGACCAGGAGCATCCATCTGAGAAACAGCCCTCTGGGGCTGAGAGTGGGACTCTAGCCAGAGCCTCTTTGGCTCTTCCAACTTCCTCCCTGTCCCGGACCGCGTCCCAGAGCAGCAGTCACCGAGGCTGGGAGATCCTTCGTCAAAACACCCTGGGGCACTTGAATCTTGGACTGAACCTTAGTgagggggatggagaggaggTCTACCATTTTTGA